DNA sequence from the Leptospira limi genome:
AAAATGTGAAACATGCGGATCAACGATGACCAAACTTTCAGAGGAAGCAGATAACAAACATTTGTCGGACGGCCAAATCTCGGAAGAAATTGTCAACTCTGTTGACTATGATGTTTGGGTTTGCCAATCATGCCACAATCACTCCATCTTAAAATTTCGTAACATCGATCCAGAATACATTTACAAAGGCACTTCGTTTCCTAAAATCAAGGTTTGTCCTGAGTGTAAATTTGAAACCTATGTTTGTAAATCCAGTCGGATACTCTCCGAAGCAACTTACAGTAGTTCGGGGAAAGTGGAAGTCAGACGAAATTGTGCTCATTGCAAACACAGTGAAATCGAATATGAAACCATTCCCAAAAAACAAAAAAGTAGTTCTGGCTCCGGTGGTGGAGGGGGTGGAGGCGGAGGAAGTTTTGGAGGCGGTTCTTCCGGAGGTGGAGGGAGCGGTGGAAGTTACTAAGGATTTCGATTTCCCGTCCGCAAAAGTAGAACGAAAAAGTAGGATATAAATATAGTATTTTTCCCTACTGAAAAAAACTCTAATTTTTCCGAAACCGAACATACATTCGCCTATTCTAATTTCATTAAGATTTAGAATGTGACATTATGTTCGATTCGATTCCTCTCAGAATCATGCGAGTGTGTGGTTCTATTCCTGCTACAGTTTCGATTTTCCTTCTATGTCTCTTACTAAACCCCTCCCTTGGGGCAGAGGAAAATGAAATCCCGCTGACCATCCATGATAAAAAAGGTCGATGGAATGTCCAATGGGGTTATAACCGAGATTATTTCACACAAAGTGATATCAACTTTCGTGGTCCAGGGTACCGTTATACTTTAAAAGCTGTTGATGCCAGAGACAAACCAGAATCATTCAAAGCAGACGTTTATTTAAATCCTTCAAAATTTGAAATCCCTCAGTACAATTTAAAGTTTATCTATTACTTTACAGATCGTTTCTTTTTATCGTTCGGCCAAGATCATATGAAGTATGTAGTCACACCAGGACAGACAGTCAAATATTCAGGTTATATAGACCCTGGAGTGATCCCAAAAAACCAGCTAGCTTTATCACCGGAAGCAGCAGCATTCATTTATCTTTTTCCTGGACATGTCCAAGAGATGGCGGGATACCATGGTGGGGACCAAACAATTACTTTAACACCTGATATACTAAAGTATGAACATACCGATGGTTTGAATTACCTATTTTTAGATTTTGGTTGGATTACTCCCCTTTATACTTCAGCTGATGGACTTAGTGGCATTAGTTTGATATCCTCTATTGGTGGTGGACCAGTGGTTTGCCGTAGCGACGTACGCGTGTTAGGTAAAGGACAAAACAATAACTTCCATGTTTCTGGTTATGGAGTTTCTGGATATGTTGCTACCCGCTATGAATTTTCTAGAACATATTACATTGAATTTGGTGGTAAAGGTGGTTACATTGATCTCACCGATGTGTTAACAAGTGGAGGTTCCAATCGTGCCTCACAAAATTTTGGCTTTTTAGAGTTAATCCTCTCTGGTGGTATTGCCATTTAGATTTTTTGATTTAATGGATTGATTTCGTTTGTTCTCTTCCAATGAATAGAATTATGAATCAATCCATGATCTTCGAAATCTCTGTCCAATCCTTCAAAAAAGGACTTGGAAATTTACTGAATATTCTAGAAAAAGCGGAATCCCATGCGGAAGCCAAAAAGTTTCCTTTTGAAAATTTACTGAATGCAAGACTGTTCCCTGACCAATTTCCTTTAACAAAACAAATCCAAATTGCATGTGATACTGCTAAACTTTGTGTGGCTCGTATTTCAGGAAAAGAGGCACCTAAACACGAAGATATAGAATCAAATTTAAATGAACTGAAAACAAGGATCCTATCGGTTCTCCAATATTTGGATAGTTACCAAGAATCAGATTTTAAAACAGTTTCAGAAATGAAAGTGTCCCAGCCACGATGGGAAGGACAATACTTAACTGGATGGGAATACCTTACC
Encoded proteins:
- a CDS encoding DUF1993 domain-containing protein translates to MNQSMIFEISVQSFKKGLGNLLNILEKAESHAEAKKFPFENLLNARLFPDQFPLTKQIQIACDTAKLCVARISGKEAPKHEDIESNLNELKTRILSVLQYLDSYQESDFKTVSEMKVSQPRWEGQYLTGWEYLTHHAIPNFYFHITTAYAILRHNGVEIGKKDYLGEMPFKK